A segment of the Filifactor alocis ATCC 35896 genome:
ATATGTTTCCGTGTTTAATTTTTGATAATTTTTGAACTGAATATCAGCATTTGGTTTAATCAAAAATGTCGGAGAGTCTGTATGGGAGCCTAAGATACGAAAACGATCCGCATTTTCTCCTATTGCAAATCCAATCAATGTAGTCCCCAAATCCACATAATATTTGCCACCGCGATTTAAGGACCATGACTCTTTGATATCCAACCCTGTATAACCGCTCTTTTCCAATCTTTTCTTCATAGATTCTACCGCATGATAAGGAGAAACGCCTCCATCCAAAAACTCCATCAAATCCTTATTATACTTGTTCTTATATTTCAAAATAAATTCCTCCCTACCTCATAAATCCATAGTATCATTTCTAACATGATTGATTGTGTTTTTATCGATTTTTTTGTGTGTTCTTACAGTATTGAAATAAAGATTACCTCATGTCTCAATTGGTATCCTTATCCTTTGTGATAAATTCCACATCAATTATATCACAGTCTTTTTTATTTTTAAAATTACAAGCATTTCCATGATTTTCTCCAACACTTTTTTGTTCCGCATACCGTTCCAACTCATCACAGACATATGCCAAAAGAAAAAGAATCAGAAAAATATCCTCTACATAACCCAATCCAAAAAATAAAAAGTCCCACAACAAATCAATCGGGCTGAGCAAATAAGCCGCCATGAAAAAAAGCAATAGTATTACCTTACACTTTCTATACCACTTTACCTCATCATCTAACAAAAAATCAGGTAAATGTTTGACTGTTTTCAAGAAACGAAACCCTTGTAAAAAAATACTGTAATTATTCTTCATAAGAGCACCTCCTATTGCTGTTTTAACATCATTCTAACAGATTCTGTAAAGGAAAGATATAATTTTTATAGTCTATTTTTTGAATGGATACCCAAAAATTCGTTCTCTTTCTCTTCACTGAAATTACATGATATTTATATCCTATTCTTTTTTAATTTATGATATAATCTCTTATGATATATCATATTACCATATCAAAATACAAAGATTGAGCTTTCACAGGTAAGATATTCAATATTCTTACCAAAATGATACAAAAATTTGAAAAGTGGGATCTTAGAATCTATGATATAATCATTAGAACAATTACCGAGGAGGAGATTATGAACAATAAAGATGAATTATTCTCTATCTTTCAAGATTATAATTCAAAAATTGTTGGAATGCATCAAAAAGAGTATGCTGTCCTCATCCTCTTTGTCAAGCGGCAGGATGAATATCATATTGTTTTAGAAAAGCGTTCTTCTAATATTCCGCAATCAGGAGAAATTTCATTTCCCGGCGGAAAAATAGAGCAATCTGATTCAAGCAGATTAGAGTCTGCTCTTCGAGAAACCGAGGAAGAGTTAGGAATTGACAAAAAGTATATTTCCGTTCTCTCAGATTTTGTCATTTTGACTCCACCGTTTGGAAAAGTCCTGTATTCTTTTCTTGCGACGACAGAATCATCTGAATTTCAACCGAATAGAGAAGAAGTGGAGAGATTGATTTTTTTACCTGTCTCTTTTTTAACGGCCACTAAACCAAAATCATATGAAGGAAAAATCACAATTCAAAGACCTGATACCTTTCCTTATGATAAAATTCCAAACAAACAAAAATATTCTTTTGGAACAGGAACATATACTACCTATTTTTATGAATATAACGGTGATATTATATGGGGACTGACAGCATATCTCCTAAAAGAACTTGCCGATACCATAAAAAACAGTATAGATACATTTTAATTTTTTAGAGAGGATGTTTATTTATTATGAAATTAGGAATCGCAGGATTGCCGAATGTAGGAAAATCTACATTGTTTAATGCTATTACAAATGCAGGAGCAGAGTCTGCAAACTATCCGTTTTGTACAATCGAACCGAATGTAGGGGTTGTTTCAGTTCCGGATGAAAGATTAGAAGTGTTAGCGAAAATATATGAATCCAAAAAAATTGTACCCACCTATATTGAGTTTTATGATATTGCCGGTCTTGTAAAAGGTGCCAGCAAAGGGGAAGGACTTGGAAACAAATTCTTATCTCATATCAGAGAAGTAGAAGCAATTGTTCATGTCGTTCGTTGCTTTGAAGATGACAATATTGTCCATGTAGAAGGAAACATTAATCCACTAAGAGATATTGAAACCATCAATTTGGAACTTATTTTTTCTGATATTGAATTGTTGGAAAAAAGAATTCAAAAGACAGTAAAATTAGCGAAAGCAGATGCTTCTTTGAAAAAAGAAGTGGAGATTATGGAACGCATCAAATCTACATTAGAAAATTCTCTCTCTGCAAGAACTATGTCTTTCAACGATGAAGAATTATCGTTTGTAAAATCATTGAACTTACTAAGCTACAAACCAATTATCTACATTGCAAATGTTTCTGAAGATAACTTTTCTTCCGATAACTCAGAAAATCCTTATGTAAAAGCGGTAGCAGAATTTGCAAAATCTGAAAATGCAGAATGTGTATCTATCTGTGCAGGTTTGGAATATGAAATTTCGCAATTGGAAGAGGAAGAAAAAAAATTATTCTTGGAAGACCTTGGAATTGGAGAATCCGGTTTGGACAAGTTGGTGAAAGCAAGCTACTCTTTACTCGGTCTTATCTCTTTCTTAACCGCAGGTCCTATGGAAACTCGTGCTTGGACCATCCGAAAAGGTACAAAGGCACAACAAGCTGCCGGAAAGATTCACTCTGATATTGAACGTGGTTTCATTAGAGCAGAGACGATTTCTTTTGCAGAGTTAGTTGCATCAGGTGGAAATATGGTCGCTGCAAAAG
Coding sequences within it:
- a CDS encoding YkvA family protein; protein product: MKNNYSIFLQGFRFLKTVKHLPDFLLDDEVKWYRKCKVILLLFFMAAYLLSPIDLLWDFLFFGLGYVEDIFLILFLLAYVCDELERYAEQKSVGENHGNACNFKNKKDCDIIDVEFITKDKDTN
- a CDS encoding NUDIX hydrolase, whose protein sequence is MNNKDELFSIFQDYNSKIVGMHQKEYAVLILFVKRQDEYHIVLEKRSSNIPQSGEISFPGGKIEQSDSSRLESALRETEEELGIDKKYISVLSDFVILTPPFGKVLYSFLATTESSEFQPNREEVERLIFLPVSFLTATKPKSYEGKITIQRPDTFPYDKIPNKQKYSFGTGTYTTYFYEYNGDIIWGLTAYLLKELADTIKNSIDTF
- the ychF gene encoding redox-regulated ATPase YchF; translation: MKLGIAGLPNVGKSTLFNAITNAGAESANYPFCTIEPNVGVVSVPDERLEVLAKIYESKKIVPTYIEFYDIAGLVKGASKGEGLGNKFLSHIREVEAIVHVVRCFEDDNIVHVEGNINPLRDIETINLELIFSDIELLEKRIQKTVKLAKADASLKKEVEIMERIKSTLENSLSARTMSFNDEELSFVKSLNLLSYKPIIYIANVSEDNFSSDNSENPYVKAVAEFAKSENAECVSICAGLEYEISQLEEEEKKLFLEDLGIGESGLDKLVKASYSLLGLISFLTAGPMETRAWTIRKGTKAQQAAGKIHSDIERGFIRAETISFAELVASGGNMVAAKEKGLVRLEGKEYIMQDGDVVLFRFNV